Proteins from a genomic interval of Chroococcidiopsis thermalis PCC 7203:
- a CDS encoding glycerate kinase, which produces MTNDQSQLLRSFYPTFEHFCQNTLHKPPQQLEETLRGLWLPLAMQIASYRQAQSRTLIQGILGGQGTGKTTLAKILSLILGHLGYRTLNLSLDDLYKTYSDRLALQQQDPRFIWRGPPGTHDIQLGLQVLDRLRQSEPHSPIEIPRFDKSAWHGAGDRGTPEIVNGADIVLFEGWFVGVRPIDPSNFDRPPPPINTYEDRQFAIYMNTRLQEYLPLWDKLDRLIILYPVDYRLSQQWRKDAEHQMIATGKTGMTDLQIEQFVEYFWKSLHPDLFIKPLIQDSQRVDLVIEINCDRSIGKIYRPGHPS; this is translated from the coding sequence ATGACCAATGACCAATCGCAGCTTTTACGCTCTTTTTACCCGACTTTCGAGCATTTTTGTCAAAACACCCTTCACAAACCACCACAGCAGTTAGAGGAGACGCTACGGGGTTTGTGGCTACCCTTGGCTATGCAGATAGCCTCCTACCGTCAGGCGCAGTCACGTACTTTAATTCAAGGTATTTTGGGCGGACAAGGGACGGGGAAGACGACTCTAGCAAAAATCCTTAGTCTAATTTTAGGACATTTGGGTTATCGAACTCTGAATTTATCCCTTGATGATTTGTACAAGACTTATAGCGATCGCCTAGCTTTACAACAGCAAGACCCGCGTTTCATTTGGCGAGGTCCACCAGGAACTCACGATATTCAATTAGGTTTGCAGGTTTTGGATCGATTGCGCCAATCCGAGCCCCATTCACCCATTGAAATTCCCCGTTTTGATAAATCAGCTTGGCATGGTGCGGGCGATCGCGGTACGCCTGAAATTGTGAATGGTGCTGATATTGTTTTATTTGAAGGTTGGTTTGTAGGAGTTCGACCGATCGATCCGAGCAATTTCGATCGTCCACCGCCGCCGATTAATACTTATGAAGATCGGCAATTCGCGATCTATATGAATACTCGATTGCAAGAGTATTTACCTTTATGGGACAAACTAGACCGATTAATAATTCTTTACCCAGTTGATTATCGTCTCAGCCAACAGTGGCGTAAAGATGCCGAACATCAAATGATAGCAACAGGTAAAACAGGAATGACAGATTTACAAATCGAGCAATTTGTAGAATATTTTTGGAAATCGCTTCACCCAGATTTATTTATTAAACCCCTAATTCAAGACTCCCAGCGAGTAGATTTAGTGATAGAAATTAATTGCGATCGGTCTATTGGCAAGATTTATCGTCCAGGTCATCCGAGTTAA
- a CDS encoding Uma2 family endonuclease — translation MSTFLSSSVLNFEQPPIVPTEPVWRFSVEQYHQMIHLGILTKDDPVELLEGWIVRKMPKNPLHRATTKLTRNALEQIVPEGWYVDAQEPITLDDSEPEPDVVVVKGNTRDYLDRHPGAKDVALVIEVADSTLERDRNSKKRLYARAGILFYWLVNLPEQKVEVYTQPTTSTIKPTYQQRQDYSLSDEIVVFIEGLEVGRITVRDIIP, via the coding sequence GTGTCTACCTTTCTTTCATCTAGCGTCCTAAACTTCGAGCAACCTCCGATCGTGCCAACTGAACCAGTATGGCGCTTCAGTGTCGAGCAATATCATCAAATGATTCATCTTGGCATTTTAACTAAGGACGATCCTGTGGAATTATTAGAAGGGTGGATAGTCCGAAAAATGCCAAAAAACCCCTTACACCGCGCGACAACAAAACTAACTCGCAACGCCCTAGAACAGATTGTACCGGAGGGGTGGTATGTAGATGCACAAGAACCTATTACTCTGGATGACAGCGAACCTGAGCCTGATGTCGTAGTTGTTAAAGGTAATACTCGCGATTATCTCGATCGCCATCCAGGTGCAAAAGATGTAGCATTAGTTATAGAAGTTGCAGACTCTACTTTAGAGCGCGATCGCAATTCTAAAAAACGCCTTTATGCGCGTGCAGGCATTTTATTTTACTGGCTTGTTAATCTTCCCGAACAAAAAGTAGAAGTTTATACACAGCCTACAACCTCAACAATAAAACCAACATATCAACAACGCCAAGACTACAGCTTATCTGACGAAATAGTTGTTTTCATTGAAGGATTAGAAGTCGGTCGTATTACTGTACGCGATATAATTCCATAA
- a CDS encoding protein adenylyltransferase SelO, translated as MNSRPNPFLSLDYEPALESLGDDYFDEVSAAEFPQHILRYRSDRLLPQIGLDPAAVKDIDFIEAFGKFQGREPLLALRYHGYQFGEYNPFLGDGRGFLYGQVRGVDGELYDFGTKGSGTTPYSRGGDGRLTLKGGVREVLAAEALHYMGVRTSRCFSLVETGEQLWRGDEPSPTRSSVMVRFSRSHIRFGTFERLHYLKRADLIKKLVDHAIEYYYPHIWGKSDAYALFYAELVQRVAELTAQWMAAGFCHGVLNTDNMSITGESFDYGPYAFIPTYDPLFTAAYFDYSGRYCYGQQPNICQWNLAMLQKPLKAVIDANDLEAGLAKFDECYAIAYRSLMLQKLGLVATNSSELDRLLQLTVSLLKETQISYHHFFIQLTESCSPSWREDVNSILFLVDVLPLDYWDEWRRLYHQVLGQLSREEMDNVSRRLQEVNPNVALLRPVIESIWEAIINEDDWQPFYDLVRQIQGGQ; from the coding sequence ATGAATAGTAGACCCAATCCTTTTCTGTCCCTCGACTACGAACCTGCTTTAGAATCTCTCGGCGACGATTATTTTGATGAAGTTAGCGCCGCCGAATTTCCGCAACATATTTTGCGCTATCGTAGCGATCGCCTGTTACCTCAAATTGGACTAGATCCCGCAGCAGTAAAGGATATAGATTTTATCGAGGCTTTTGGTAAATTTCAAGGACGAGAACCTTTACTAGCATTGCGCTACCACGGCTATCAGTTTGGCGAATATAATCCGTTTTTGGGTGATGGGAGGGGTTTTCTCTACGGTCAAGTGCGTGGTGTAGACGGCGAACTCTACGATTTTGGCACAAAAGGGAGTGGCACAACTCCTTATTCCCGTGGCGGCGATGGTAGGTTGACTCTTAAGGGAGGGGTGCGGGAAGTTTTAGCAGCAGAAGCTTTGCATTACATGGGTGTGCGGACTTCTCGCTGTTTCAGTTTAGTCGAGACGGGGGAACAACTTTGGCGCGGTGACGAACCTTCCCCGACGCGATCTTCGGTAATGGTAAGATTTAGCCGATCGCACATTCGTTTTGGGACGTTTGAACGCTTGCACTATCTCAAACGTGCAGATTTAATTAAGAAACTTGTAGACCACGCGATCGAATATTACTATCCACACATTTGGGGTAAATCTGATGCTTATGCCCTATTTTATGCCGAGCTAGTCCAGCGAGTGGCGGAATTAACTGCTCAGTGGATGGCGGCTGGATTTTGTCATGGGGTCTTGAATACGGATAATATGTCGATTACGGGTGAAAGTTTTGATTACGGTCCCTATGCTTTCATTCCTACTTACGATCCGCTATTTACTGCGGCTTATTTTGACTATTCAGGGCGTTATTGTTACGGACAACAGCCAAATATTTGTCAGTGGAATTTGGCAATGCTTCAGAAGCCGTTAAAAGCGGTTATTGATGCGAACGATCTGGAAGCTGGATTAGCAAAATTTGATGAATGTTATGCGATCGCCTATCGAAGTTTGATGCTACAAAAGTTGGGGTTGGTTGCGACAAATTCATCTGAATTAGATCGGTTGTTGCAATTGACGGTGAGTTTGCTTAAAGAGACTCAGATTTCTTACCATCATTTCTTTATTCAATTGACTGAAAGCTGTTCGCCTAGTTGGCGCGAGGATGTGAATTCAATTCTGTTTTTGGTGGATGTCTTACCGTTAGATTACTGGGATGAATGGCGAAGACTTTATCATCAGGTTTTAGGTCAACTTTCTCGGGAAGAGATGGATAATGTTTCTCGGAGATTGCAAGAAGTTAATCCTAATGTTGCTTTGCTAAGACCAGTTATAGAATCGATTTGGGAGGCGATTATAAATGAGGATGATTGGCAGCCTTTTTACGATTTGGTAAGGCAGATTCAAGGAGGGCAGTAA
- a CDS encoding YunG family protein, with translation MVLIAMNEKLITHLLKKCWSRESSSLYTQDNPAKGQCSVTALVIQDCYGGQLLKTRVGESWHFYNYINRMRYDLTAEQFGLPIEYLDLAATREEAFDDTNVVQYNYLLNAFQQRLTKQTQRRK, from the coding sequence ATGGTGTTAATTGCTATGAACGAGAAATTAATTACACATCTGCTGAAAAAATGTTGGTCGCGAGAATCAAGCTCTCTCTATACTCAAGACAATCCTGCAAAAGGACAATGTAGCGTGACTGCTCTTGTTATTCAAGATTGCTATGGTGGTCAATTACTTAAAACTAGAGTTGGTGAAAGCTGGCATTTCTATAACTACATAAATAGGATGCGCTACGATCTTACAGCAGAGCAATTTGGTTTACCGATAGAGTATTTAGATTTAGCTGCAACTAGAGAAGAAGCTTTTGATGATACGAATGTAGTGCAGTATAATTACTTGTTAAATGCATTTCAGCAGCGTCTTACAAAGCAGACACAGAGAAGAAAATAA
- a CDS encoding DUF565 domain-containing protein yields the protein MQNTRINGLLGAIAAATQRWFFNPWRRLSVLIVSLLFGFFLGSAFSTIAGQAADWDIIGAGVLVAGSEIIDRIYYNRIWQARRGLWLEALNALKIGLTYSLFLEAFKLGS from the coding sequence ATGCAAAATACTCGAATTAACGGGCTTTTAGGGGCAATTGCGGCAGCAACACAGCGCTGGTTTTTCAATCCTTGGCGGCGCTTATCTGTTTTAATAGTCAGCTTGCTATTTGGCTTTTTCCTCGGTTCTGCTTTCTCCACCATAGCCGGACAAGCGGCTGATTGGGATATCATCGGCGCTGGGGTTTTGGTTGCTGGCAGCGAAATTATCGATCGCATCTACTACAACCGTATCTGGCAAGCAAGGCGCGGGTTGTGGCTTGAAGCACTAAACGCGCTCAAAATTGGTTTAACTTATAGTTTGTTTCTAGAAGCGTTTAAGCTAGGGTCTTGA